A genomic region of Mesobacillus jeotgali contains the following coding sequences:
- a CDS encoding sugar diacid recognition domain-containing protein, whose product MELLNKHLAQEIVDRTMGIIGKNINIMDNQGVIIGSGDKKRIDDVHDGAVIVIKQGTGFEITEDEAKRLHGVKPGINLPIYFDGKIMGVIGITGSPNEIRNFGELVRMAAELSLQQAVLMNEIQWDQRLKEELVSQIIHFEGKHDPLFLERAMRLGIDLELARAAIVIKTSDRKRTFTYLKSRLQKEDLLLMQHERIVILKGVPPVDSDHYLKKTTEGWHNGLRKNENIQVKIGVGQYHEGLSGLTKSYRQSVHTLKSGLKLTPQKDIFMYEEYYLPVFLLNASKTGLTEDLQPFYKSLKEKDTKGELTESLRALIETNSDMNKAAQMLFVHRNTLRYRLDKITEITGKDPRKTTDLLHLYLSFLNNELE is encoded by the coding sequence ATGGAATTATTAAATAAACATTTAGCTCAAGAAATTGTAGACAGGACGATGGGGATCATAGGAAAAAATATCAATATCATGGATAACCAGGGCGTAATAATTGGATCAGGGGACAAAAAGCGCATTGATGATGTCCATGATGGTGCAGTCATTGTGATCAAACAGGGTACCGGTTTCGAAATAACCGAAGACGAGGCTAAAAGGCTTCATGGTGTAAAGCCAGGCATCAATCTGCCCATTTATTTTGATGGGAAAATCATGGGCGTTATAGGGATTACTGGTTCCCCGAATGAAATCAGAAACTTCGGAGAACTTGTACGCATGGCTGCTGAGCTTAGTCTTCAGCAGGCAGTATTGATGAATGAAATACAATGGGATCAGAGGCTTAAAGAGGAGCTTGTAAGCCAAATCATTCATTTTGAAGGCAAACATGACCCACTTTTCCTGGAAAGGGCAATGCGTCTAGGAATTGATCTGGAATTGGCCCGGGCAGCTATTGTCATCAAGACTTCGGACCGTAAGAGAACATTCACATATTTAAAAAGCCGACTGCAAAAAGAAGACCTGTTACTAATGCAGCATGAGAGGATTGTCATTTTAAAAGGAGTTCCACCGGTCGACAGTGATCATTACCTAAAAAAGACAACAGAAGGATGGCATAATGGTTTAAGAAAGAATGAAAATATTCAGGTGAAAATTGGCGTTGGTCAATACCATGAAGGATTGTCAGGATTGACAAAGTCCTACCGGCAGTCGGTCCACACACTAAAATCCGGGTTGAAATTGACGCCCCAAAAAGATATTTTCATGTATGAAGAATATTATCTTCCAGTATTTCTGTTGAATGCTTCAAAAACAGGCTTGACGGAAGATTTACAGCCTTTCTATAAATCATTAAAGGAGAAGGATACAAAGGGAGAGCTTACTGAATCGTTAAGAGCGCTTATCGAAACAAATAGCGACATGAACAAGGCTGCGCAAATGTTGTTTGTACATAGGAATACCCTCAGGTACCGACTTGATAAGATCACAGAAATAACAGGGAAGGATCCCCGTAAAACGACGGACCTGCTTCACCTTTATTTATCGTTTCTAAATAATGAGCTGGAATGA
- a CDS encoding GntP family permease, whose amino-acid sequence MDIQVSAFGAVVALIVAIFLILKKVSPAYGMIAGALIGGLVGGVDVTNTVALMMEGAKGIIPAVLRILAAGILAGVLIESGAAAVIAETIVKKVGETRALLALAIATMILTTVGVFVDVAVITVAPIALAIANRAGISKTAILLAMIGGGKAGNIMSPNPNAIAASDAFGIPLTSVMAAGIIPAIFGLTVTYILAKRLVKKGSNVSAQESETAINGKHPMIVPAVVAPFVTIILLALRPLFDINIDPMIALPAGGIAGAIAMGRIRHINDYAVAGLGKMSGVAIMLLGTGTLAGIIANSGLKDVLINSLDALGLPAFVLAPVSGIFMSAATASTTAGTAVASQVFGSTILEMGVTALAGAAMVHAGATVLDHLPHGSFFHATGGSVNMEIKERLKLIPYETAVGLTLAIVSTLIFGIFKFFG is encoded by the coding sequence TTGGATATTCAGGTAAGCGCTTTCGGCGCTGTCGTAGCACTAATAGTCGCTATTTTCCTTATTTTAAAGAAAGTTTCACCTGCTTATGGAATGATTGCCGGAGCCTTGATCGGAGGACTTGTAGGCGGTGTTGATGTCACAAATACTGTTGCCTTGATGATGGAGGGAGCGAAAGGAATCATACCCGCAGTATTAAGAATCCTGGCTGCCGGTATACTTGCTGGAGTCCTGATTGAATCGGGTGCTGCTGCAGTAATTGCAGAAACAATCGTTAAAAAGGTCGGCGAGACACGAGCACTGCTTGCACTTGCCATTGCAACAATGATTCTTACAACTGTTGGAGTATTCGTTGACGTTGCTGTTATCACTGTTGCGCCGATTGCCCTTGCAATCGCAAATAGGGCAGGTATTTCCAAAACAGCCATCCTGCTTGCGATGATTGGCGGCGGTAAGGCAGGAAATATCATGTCACCGAATCCTAATGCAATAGCTGCTTCAGATGCATTTGGAATTCCCTTGACTTCTGTTATGGCTGCAGGAATCATTCCAGCTATTTTCGGATTGACTGTGACGTATATTTTAGCTAAAAGACTTGTAAAAAAAGGTTCGAATGTCTCCGCTCAAGAAAGTGAAACAGCAATTAATGGGAAACATCCAATGATTGTTCCTGCTGTTGTCGCTCCTTTTGTAACGATTATCTTGCTTGCGCTTCGACCTTTGTTTGATATAAACATCGACCCAATGATCGCACTGCCAGCAGGCGGTATTGCTGGAGCTATTGCGATGGGACGAATTAGACATATCAATGATTATGCAGTGGCAGGTCTCGGAAAAATGTCTGGTGTAGCTATTATGCTCCTTGGTACAGGTACACTTGCGGGAATCATCGCTAATTCTGGATTAAAGGATGTCCTGATTAACAGCCTGGATGCTCTTGGTCTTCCAGCATTCGTTCTTGCCCCTGTATCTGGTATTTTCATGTCGGCTGCTACTGCTTCGACAACTGCAGGAACAGCAGTTGCTTCCCAGGTATTCGGATCAACGATTCTTGAAATGGGTGTCACTGCATTAGCAGGTGCTGCAATGGTGCACGCTGGTGCAACTGTACTTGACCATCTCCCACACGGAAGCTTCTTCCACGCAACAGGCGGAAGTGTAAACATGGAAATCAAAGAGCGTTTGAAATTAATTCCTTACGAAACAGCAGTCGGTTTGACGCTTGCAATTGTATCGACACTAATCTTTGGCATCTTCAAGTTTTTCGGATAA
- a CDS encoding STAS domain-containing protein: MDKAIHLFKDFLIEREENVIANIFVSIDKNQPESYIKLTDQSKVNSYKQQIKELIHLLESFLIGELDDERIKDWGKRVSEDKVRLGLSLSQSVQHFNSIRGALWEELTVLANQMSNLSAGESLRLGNLINGFIDDLILTFTNSYTGQANKRLRAQQEVIDELSTPVISIVDGVAVLPIIGDIDTHRARILMEHTLRETKNKEVDCLIMDLSGVFIVDTMVAQELFKIIDSLKLTGVDVNLTGMRPELAHSVVTLGINFDNVKMFNNLGQALKAFGVVRK, translated from the coding sequence ATGGATAAAGCAATTCACCTATTTAAAGATTTCTTGATTGAAAGGGAAGAGAATGTAATAGCTAATATATTTGTTTCAATTGATAAGAATCAGCCAGAATCGTACATCAAATTAACAGACCAATCAAAAGTTAATTCATATAAACAACAGATAAAAGAACTAATTCATTTGCTTGAAAGTTTTTTAATAGGGGAATTAGATGACGAGAGAATTAAAGATTGGGGAAAACGGGTGAGTGAAGATAAAGTGCGATTAGGTCTTTCGCTCAGTCAATCAGTTCAGCATTTTAATAGTATCCGCGGTGCATTGTGGGAAGAACTCACTGTTTTGGCAAATCAAATGAGTAATCTTAGTGCGGGGGAAAGCTTAAGGCTAGGTAATCTCATTAACGGCTTCATTGACGATCTTATCCTCACTTTCACGAATTCCTATACAGGACAGGCAAATAAGCGCCTCAGAGCACAGCAGGAGGTCATTGATGAACTAAGCACACCTGTCATTTCCATTGTTGATGGAGTGGCCGTTCTGCCGATCATTGGCGATATTGATACTCATAGAGCAAGAATTTTGATGGAGCATACCCTGCGTGAAACGAAGAATAAAGAAGTTGACTGCCTGATCATGGATCTTTCTGGTGTTTTCATAGTTGATACAATGGTCGCGCAGGAGCTTTTCAAAATAATAGATAGCCTTAAACTAACGGGAGTGGACGTGAACCTGACAGGGATGCGGCCTGAATTGGCACACTCAGTCGTAACTCTTGGCATCAATTTCGATAATGTAAAAATGTTTAACAATCTGGGACAGGCATTAAAGGCCTTTGGGGTTGTCCGAAAATAG
- the plsY gene encoding glycerol-3-phosphate 1-O-acyltransferase PlsY, translating to MALNAIIIILAYLLGSIPSGLIIGKVFYGKDIREHGSGNLGGTNTFRTLGVKAGLAVSIADVLKGTLAASLPLLLNADELHMLLVGVFAVIGHMYPVFAGFRGGKAVATSGGVLLAYIPLLFLLMLIIFFVSLYITKYVSLSSILTAIAAFIYSLFTQDLPLIVVVAVLATFVIYRHRANIERIRKKTEPKIKWL from the coding sequence ATGGCATTAAACGCAATCATTATTATTCTAGCTTACTTGCTTGGATCAATACCTTCTGGCCTCATAATCGGAAAAGTATTCTATGGCAAAGACATCCGTGAACATGGGAGCGGGAATTTAGGCGGTACAAATACATTCCGGACATTGGGGGTTAAAGCTGGTTTAGCAGTAAGTATTGCTGACGTCTTAAAAGGAACACTTGCAGCTAGTCTGCCTTTGCTTCTGAATGCTGATGAGCTCCATATGCTTTTAGTGGGGGTGTTTGCTGTAATTGGACACATGTACCCTGTTTTTGCAGGATTTCGAGGCGGCAAAGCGGTCGCTACTTCCGGTGGTGTTTTACTGGCGTACATACCGCTATTATTCTTACTCATGCTCATTATCTTTTTCGTCAGCTTGTACATAACAAAATATGTCTCTCTATCTTCGATTCTAACTGCTATAGCAGCGTTCATTTACTCTCTGTTTACCCAGGACCTTCCATTGATAGTGGTTGTCGCTGTCCTGGCCACCTTCGTTATTTACAGGCACAGGGCTAATATTGAGAGAATCCGCAAGAAAACCGAGCCGAAAATCAAGTGGCTTTAA
- a CDS encoding purine/pyrimidine permease has translation MKTFLSAIQWMAFIIAGSIVAPIAIADLFQLNDLETTGLVQRTMFVLGISGLLQALIGHRMPINEGPAGLWWGVFTIYAGLSSTLFSSNIETLQALEGAMIISGIVFFLLSLFKLIDKLAKLFTPVVSGIYLLLLVIQLSGSFFKGMVGLGGGRTEVSLPIAFFSIFLVGITFYLTRHQIKWVSQYAILISLAAGWVVFSFLDLGKAYDGYKGAAIAIPEFFAFGKPLFDSGLIVTSIFITFLLITNMLASIRVTGQVLKDMGSENADFRYRASGFTAGINQLLGGVFSAIGSVPISGAAGFIATTGITRIMPFIISSLFIVVASMLPHVMSLFASLPAPVGYSVTFVIFVNMIGIAFSEFDRENDKKRIRIVIGTSLLAGVGAMFLPGEAFRNVPPVLVSILNNGLILGTLIAVIVDQYTLIQKRRMDKVKSSWLVKHGVKNDR, from the coding sequence ATGAAGACATTTTTATCAGCCATTCAGTGGATGGCATTTATTATTGCTGGTTCAATCGTGGCTCCGATTGCAATTGCAGATTTATTTCAATTGAATGATTTGGAGACGACAGGACTTGTTCAGAGAACAATGTTTGTATTGGGTATTTCAGGTCTATTACAGGCCCTGATTGGTCATCGAATGCCAATTAATGAGGGGCCAGCCGGTCTTTGGTGGGGTGTATTTACAATATATGCAGGGTTAAGTTCGACACTGTTTTCATCAAACATTGAAACTCTGCAGGCTTTAGAAGGAGCAATGATCATCAGCGGAATTGTATTCTTCCTGCTAAGCTTATTCAAGCTCATTGATAAACTGGCAAAGCTGTTTACCCCTGTAGTGAGCGGGATCTATTTGCTTTTGCTCGTCATTCAATTAAGCGGCTCATTTTTTAAAGGAATGGTGGGACTTGGTGGCGGAAGAACCGAGGTCAGTCTTCCAATCGCTTTTTTCAGCATTTTCTTGGTCGGCATCACTTTCTATCTGACACGGCATCAAATTAAATGGGTCAGCCAGTATGCGATTTTAATAAGCCTGGCCGCTGGCTGGGTGGTTTTTTCATTTTTGGACCTGGGAAAAGCGTACGATGGTTACAAAGGAGCAGCAATTGCCATTCCGGAGTTTTTTGCTTTCGGAAAGCCCCTCTTCGATTCAGGCTTAATCGTGACTTCTATCTTTATCACATTCCTGTTAATCACCAACATGCTAGCAAGCATAAGGGTTACTGGACAGGTTTTAAAAGATATGGGGTCTGAAAATGCTGATTTCCGCTACCGGGCCAGCGGTTTTACGGCTGGTATCAACCAGCTTCTTGGAGGAGTTTTCTCAGCGATTGGCTCTGTCCCCATCTCTGGTGCAGCTGGATTTATCGCAACAACTGGAATTACAAGAATTATGCCTTTTATCATAAGCTCACTTTTCATCGTCGTTGCCAGCATGCTGCCGCATGTGATGTCTTTGTTCGCTTCATTGCCTGCACCTGTTGGCTATTCAGTTACATTTGTTATATTCGTAAATATGATTGGGATCGCTTTTTCGGAATTCGATCGTGAGAACGATAAAAAGAGGATTCGAATCGTTATTGGAACTTCGCTTCTGGCCGGTGTAGGGGCAATGTTTCTTCCAGGAGAAGCTTTCCGCAACGTCCCGCCTGTTCTTGTTTCCATCCTTAATAATGGTTTGATCCTCGGTACGTTGATTGCCGTTATTGTTGATCAATATACACTTATTCAGAAGAGGAGAATGGACAAAGTTAAGTCTTCATGGCTTGTTAAGCATGGAGTCAAAAATGACCGTTAG
- a CDS encoding CoA-binding protein: MAINNPSREEIGQILKKAKRIAVVGLSDNPQRTSYMVSKAMQSAGYEIIPVNPTVDEVLGVKAVKTLKEIEGHVDIVNVFRRSEYLMEVAKEFAEIDADVFWAQLGLENEEAYNFLKDKGYTVIMDRCIKVEHALTK, encoded by the coding sequence ATGGCAATTAACAATCCAAGCCGGGAAGAGATTGGACAAATTCTTAAGAAGGCAAAAAGGATTGCGGTTGTGGGATTGAGCGACAATCCGCAGCGGACTTCCTATATGGTATCAAAGGCAATGCAATCAGCAGGCTATGAAATAATCCCTGTCAATCCTACTGTTGACGAAGTACTTGGAGTTAAAGCGGTTAAAACACTTAAAGAGATCGAAGGCCACGTTGATATCGTAAATGTTTTCCGCCGTTCGGAATACTTGATGGAGGTAGCGAAGGAATTTGCGGAAATTGATGCTGATGTTTTTTGGGCACAGCTAGGACTTGAAAATGAAGAAGCCTATAATTTTTTAAAGGATAAAGGCTATACCGTGATCATGGACAGATGTATCAAGGTTGAACACGCTTTAACAAAATAA
- a CDS encoding phospholipase D family protein — translation MRIGKSLSKRRPLLILLMLALIVIVTAVYHTHKDLPEGLSYEGEVHNVKDVRFLYDLTYKGADGEKKYEHEIFDTVIKRIGEAEDFIVLDMFLFNGYYKEDMGYPEISQSIGEKLIAQKKKHKDLTIVFITDEINLTYGSHKSGILKELRDNDIKVIFTNLDPLRDSNPLYTGVWRLFFQWFGQSGEGWIPNPMAKNAPDVTLRSYLELLNLKANHRKVFVTEKTAIVASANPHDASGFHSNIAFETSGNIIGDILESEQAVVDFSGGGNLPDYKPVKEKGSVNVQILTEGKILKHLLNELKKTGKGDHIWIGMFYLAERKVIDEIDKAADRGAKINIILDPNTNAFGNQKSGLPNIPVSEEIMEFGSDNIKIKWYNAGQEQYHAKMIYFDRGKNSVILGGSANFTRRNLDDLNLETNMKITAAPDSQVIKDVDQYFKRMWNNDGASFTLDYEENKDKLTPFKYIVYWIQRILWFTSY, via the coding sequence ATGAGGATCGGAAAAAGTTTATCGAAAAGAAGACCTTTATTGATTTTACTAATGCTGGCATTAATAGTAATCGTCACTGCTGTCTATCATACGCACAAAGATCTTCCGGAAGGCTTATCGTATGAGGGGGAGGTCCATAACGTCAAGGATGTCCGCTTCTTATATGATTTAACCTACAAGGGGGCAGATGGTGAAAAAAAATACGAGCATGAAATATTCGATACAGTTATAAAAAGGATTGGGGAAGCGGAAGATTTTATTGTCCTTGATATGTTTTTATTCAATGGCTACTACAAAGAAGATATGGGTTATCCGGAAATAAGTCAATCTATCGGAGAAAAACTAATAGCCCAGAAGAAAAAACATAAGGATCTTACAATTGTGTTCATCACTGACGAAATTAATTTGACATATGGTTCCCACAAATCGGGAATCTTGAAGGAACTTCGTGATAATGACATAAAAGTGATTTTCACCAATCTAGATCCGCTGAGGGATTCAAATCCATTATATACTGGTGTTTGGAGGTTGTTTTTCCAGTGGTTTGGGCAATCAGGAGAAGGCTGGATTCCAAATCCGATGGCAAAGAATGCTCCGGACGTGACCCTTCGTTCCTATCTTGAGCTTCTGAACCTTAAGGCTAATCACAGGAAAGTGTTCGTCACTGAGAAAACAGCTATAGTTGCATCTGCGAATCCACATGATGCTAGCGGCTTCCACTCAAATATCGCTTTTGAAACAAGCGGAAATATAATCGGTGACATTCTGGAATCTGAGCAGGCAGTGGTCGATTTCTCAGGCGGAGGAAACTTGCCTGATTACAAACCTGTAAAAGAAAAAGGTTCTGTAAACGTACAGATCCTTACGGAAGGAAAGATACTTAAGCATCTTCTGAATGAACTGAAAAAGACAGGGAAGGGAGATCACATTTGGATAGGGATGTTTTATTTGGCCGAAAGGAAGGTCATTGACGAAATCGACAAGGCTGCCGATCGGGGGGCAAAAATCAATATTATACTGGACCCAAATACGAATGCGTTTGGCAATCAGAAATCGGGCCTACCCAATATCCCTGTTTCAGAAGAAATAATGGAATTTGGCAGCGATAATATCAAAATAAAATGGTACAACGCTGGCCAGGAGCAATATCATGCAAAAATGATTTACTTTGACCGTGGTAAAAACAGCGTGATCCTCGGTGGTTCTGCTAACTTCACCCGGCGTAACCTTGATGATTTAAACCTTGAAACCAACATGAAGATTACAGCGGCACCTGACAGTCAAGTCATAAAAGATGTTGATCAGTATTTCAAAAGAATGTGGAATAACGACGGAGCAAGTTTCACACTTGATTATGAAGAAAATAAGGACAAACTGACTCCCTTTAAATATATTGTTTACTGGATTCAGAGGATTTTATGGTTCACAAGCTATTAG